The proteins below are encoded in one region of Phaeodactylum tricornutum CCAP 1055/1 chromosome 3, complete sequence:
- a CDS encoding predicted protein has product MIRIQNMSSTVNLGTRLDLKKIALKCRNTEFNPRRFGAVIMRLREPRATALIFSSGKMCVTGVKSTHNANLAAKKFAYIVERVGFKPKENIDFKVQNIVGTADVGFPIRLEGLVYAHSAFASYEPELFPGLIYRFVNPRVVFLIFVSGKIVITGAKKEMDLAHALTKLFPVLMEFKKTHITTVPGVPAASLPPTGKTVDTESV; this is encoded by the exons ATGATCCGTATACAAAACATGTCCAGTACTGTAAATCTAGGCACACGG CTGGATTTAAAGAAAATCGCGCTCAAATGCCGCAACACAGAATTCAACCCCCGTCGCTTTGGTGCCGTAATCATGCGA TTACGTGAACCCCGTGCTACCGCTCTGATTTTTTCCAGCGGTAAAATGTGCGTGACCGGAGTCAAGAGCACACACAACGCCAATCTGGCGGCGAAAAAGTTTGCCTACATTGTGGAGCGCGTCGGCTTCAAACCGAAAGAAAATATTGATTTCAAGGTCCAGAACATTGTTGGGACCGCCGACGTAGGCTTTCCAATCCGGCTGGAAGGACTGGTATACGCGCATTCCGCCTTTGCCAGTTACGAGCCAGAGCTATTTCCTGGGTTGATTTATCGATTTGTCAATCCACGAGTGGTGTTTTTGATATTCGTGAGCGGAAAGATAGTCATTACTGGtgccaagaaggaaatggaCCTGGCGCACGCTTTGACAAAACTCTTTCCTGTTTTAatggaattcaaaaagacACATATAACTACGGTACCCGGGGTTCCAGCAGCATCACTTCCCCCGACAGGTAAAACCGTGGACACAGAATCTGTATAG
- a CDS encoding predicted protein, giving the protein MTPKEQLEDECGARHQYFENISQTIKPEMRVDFDWCSDSSVDEADMSEIMQSLESLPSFIERNESLDHKQWLWPSSSFQTADDREIESSEVSTASVDSESSAADDDEKAITLDNRGYTQENEIYDRFREALVEKGGKRGSSVRFDKDSIQVQTYEPPCTSCHSDLYYSCHQLQRMIDENRRRID; this is encoded by the coding sequence ATGACTCCGAAAGAGCAATTAGAAGACGAATGCGGTGCACGACATCAGTATTTCGAGAATATAAGTCAGACGATCAAGCCTGAGATGAGAGTTGACTTCGACTGGTGCTCTGATTCTTCCGTGGACGAGGCCGACATGTCTGAAATCATGCAAAGTCTCGAATCTTTGCCCAGTTTTATCGAGAGAAATGAAAGCCTGGATCATAAACAGTGGTTATGgccttcttcttcttttcaaacGGCCGACGACCGAGAAATAGAATCTTCAGAGGTGTCGACAGCGTCCGTCGATTCCGAGTCAAGCGCagccgatgacgacgaaaaagcaATCACATTGGATAACCGGGGGTATACGCAAGAAAACGAGATTTACGATCGATTTCGAGAAGCACTGGTAGAAAAGGGCGGAAAACGAGGGAGCAGTGTACGATTTGACAAAGATTCAATTCAAGTACAGACCTACGAACCTCCCTGCACGAGTTGTCATTCCGATTTGTATTATTCCTGCCATCAACTTCAAAGGATGATAGACGAAAATCGACGGCGGATTGACTAA
- a CDS encoding predicted protein, which yields SSTSALRWEVGAVSECGIREWNEDSYLIASNLQDALNTKGGYETVWRDDENHQAGLFALFDGHLGNHAARFAAEKLPQFIYDEVEGILRQSLLKLDNEFCKLCSQDGRDWESGATALVAALVNEHLVVANLGDCRGVVDSGRSRRCLWKQVSEDHSPLRVDEKKRIEDANGWITTWECPLHLIYPVNHSHRFSHDLVSNVPDFQTIRIGGKGISDEFLVLACDGLWDVMDADDAIRVTRDLLFERCWSAKKAAARLAQLAIHLGSSDNITVIVVRFFNREN from the exons TCGTCGACATCAGCTCTGCGTTGGGAAGTGGGCGCGGTGTCTGAATGTGGCATCAGAGAATGGAACGAGGACTCGTACCTCATTGCTAGCAACTTGCAAGATGCGCTCAATACAAAAGGTGGGTATGAGACTGTATGGCGCGACGATGAGAATCACCAAGCAGGTTTATTTGCTCTCTTCGATGGCCATTTGGGTAACCACGCCGCTCGATTTGCTGCCGAGAAGCTCCCCCAATTCATCTATGACGA AGTGGAAGGTATCCTTCGGCAGTCCCTCTTGAAACTCGACAACGAGTTTTGTAAGCTATGTAGCCAGGATGGTCGCGACTGGGAATCTGGGGCAACAGCGCTAGTCGCGGCTCTGGTCAATGAGCACCTTGTAGTTGCGAATCTTGGAGACTGCCGTGGTGTTGTTG ATAGTGGTCGCAGCCGTCGatgtctttggaaacaagTTTCGGAGGATCACAGCCCTCTGAGGGTAGATGAGAAGAAGCGAATCGAAGATGCGAATGGCTGGATAACAACA TGGGAGTGTCCTCTTCACCTAATTTATCCGGTGAATCATAGTCATCGCTTTTCCCACGATCTCGTAAGCAATGTACCTGACTTTCAGACAATTCGGATCGGAGGAAAAGGTATCTCGGATGAGTTTTTGGTCCTTGCTTGTGATGGCTTGTGGGACGTCATGGACGCAGATGATGCAATTCGAGTAACCCGCGATCTTCTTTTCGAAAGATGTTGGTCTGCGAAAAAGGCGGCGGCTCGTCTGGCCCAACTTGCCATTCATTTGGGTTCATCAGATAATATCACAGTGATTGTTGTTCGGTTCTTCAATCGGGAGAATTAG